In the genome of Paenibacillus pabuli, one region contains:
- a CDS encoding DUF1989 domain-containing protein, which produces MNMRTTERHKQSVRIPPKTGYAVKVNKGSVIRVTDLEGQQVVDFVAYDAQNANHRLDPGVTMDVLRSYRIKPGQSVYSNQYQPLLKIVRDTVGVHDFFNSACRPEMYEVLYDKKDHASCYHNLNQALEPFGILPPDQHYPFNLFMKSVVDDLGKIDVVAPDSRAGDYVEMEALIDLVIGLSACPCEESSCNGYHCTAIQLDVESITD; this is translated from the coding sequence ATGAATATGCGTACAACGGAACGCCACAAACAGTCTGTTCGAATCCCGCCCAAAACGGGTTATGCCGTCAAGGTAAATAAAGGTTCAGTAATTCGGGTGACCGATTTGGAGGGACAGCAGGTCGTTGATTTTGTTGCGTATGATGCTCAAAATGCCAATCATCGGCTTGACCCAGGTGTAACGATGGACGTGCTGCGATCCTACCGAATCAAACCAGGACAATCCGTATATTCCAATCAATATCAACCGTTGCTTAAAATCGTTCGTGACACGGTTGGTGTCCATGATTTCTTCAACTCCGCCTGTCGTCCGGAAATGTATGAAGTTTTATATGATAAAAAGGATCATGCCAGCTGCTATCATAACCTAAATCAGGCTCTGGAACCGTTCGGAATCTTACCTCCAGATCAGCATTATCCGTTTAATCTGTTTATGAAATCCGTTGTAGATGATCTGGGCAAGATTGATGTCGTAGCTCCAGACTCGCGCGCTGGCGATTATGTGGAAATGGAGGCATTAATCGATTTGGTTATCGGTCTATCAGCTTGCCCTTGTGAAGAAAGCTCTTGTAATGGATACCATTGCACAGCCATCCAGCTGGATGTAGAGTCTATAACAGATTAA
- a CDS encoding amidase, with protein MSSSSSFSYTSYDAIGLAELVRAREISPVELLEAAYARLEEVNPQLNAVIRTYETRARQEAAMVRPGEQPFAGVPLLLKDISQSLEGEILTSGSRLLRDHHAQRNSNFVSRLYDAGFIIIGHTNTPEFGLKNITEPRLHGPSRNPWNTSHSPGGSSGGAAAAVASGIVPLAGASDGGGSIRIPASFSGLFGLKPTRGRTPVGPGVGRQWQGASIDFALSRSVRDSAALLDTLQIIQPEAAFHAPLFPGSYLADMNYPHQRKLRVAYTTASPVGTPVSDEAKEAVYKTVLWLEKQGHEVEEKLSPVNGVKLMENYYMMNSGEMAAMISSMERSMGRALTSDDMEIESWVLAEAGKKVSAAEFVHSLAEWDVAAAQMSTLFERYDFYVTPVNAFPAPKIGELTPHDEQIQHLMQISELDKIQQQQLIYEMFEPSLTYTPFTQLANLTGQPAMSVPVHLTPEGLPMGVQIMATKGHEDWLFHLAGQLETSELWVGMKGNPLFPL; from the coding sequence ATGTCTTCATCTTCATCATTTTCATATACATCTTACGATGCCATAGGTTTGGCTGAACTGGTTCGCGCTCGAGAAATATCCCCTGTCGAGTTACTGGAAGCAGCGTATGCTCGCCTGGAAGAAGTGAATCCACAGCTCAATGCAGTCATTCGTACATATGAAACACGTGCACGTCAGGAAGCAGCTATGGTTCGCCCTGGAGAGCAGCCCTTTGCTGGCGTGCCCTTGCTCTTAAAAGATATCTCCCAGTCTCTGGAGGGGGAAATTCTCACCTCGGGTTCACGTCTTCTCCGCGACCATCACGCACAGCGTAATTCCAATTTCGTTTCCCGTCTGTACGATGCAGGCTTCATTATCATTGGACATACCAATACGCCGGAATTCGGTCTGAAAAATATTACGGAGCCCCGTCTTCACGGTCCAAGTCGAAACCCATGGAATACCAGTCACTCGCCAGGTGGTTCAAGCGGAGGTGCCGCAGCCGCTGTAGCCTCGGGTATTGTCCCCCTTGCGGGAGCCAGTGACGGTGGCGGTTCAATCCGAATCCCTGCTTCCTTCAGTGGATTATTTGGACTTAAGCCTACACGTGGACGGACACCCGTTGGACCGGGGGTTGGTCGTCAGTGGCAGGGTGCATCGATTGATTTTGCCCTATCTCGCTCCGTTCGCGACAGCGCTGCGTTGCTGGACACATTACAAATCATTCAACCCGAAGCTGCTTTCCATGCTCCCCTCTTTCCGGGAAGCTACCTGGCTGATATGAACTATCCTCATCAACGCAAACTGAGAGTTGCATATACAACAGCTTCGCCTGTAGGTACACCTGTAAGTGATGAAGCCAAGGAAGCAGTATACAAGACCGTGCTTTGGCTGGAAAAACAAGGTCACGAAGTCGAAGAAAAGCTCAGTCCGGTGAATGGTGTCAAATTGATGGAAAACTATTACATGATGAACAGCGGCGAAATGGCGGCGATGATCTCTTCCATGGAACGTTCTATGGGCAGAGCATTAACATCGGATGATATGGAGATCGAGTCCTGGGTTCTGGCTGAAGCCGGCAAAAAAGTGTCCGCTGCCGAATTCGTACATAGTTTGGCCGAATGGGATGTTGCCGCAGCCCAAATGTCCACATTGTTTGAACGATATGATTTTTATGTCACACCTGTAAATGCTTTTCCAGCACCCAAAATCGGCGAATTAACGCCTCATGATGAACAGATTCAGCATCTGATGCAAATTAGCGAATTGGACAAGATCCAGCAGCAGCAGCTGATCTATGAAATGTTTGAACCAAGTCTTACATACACTCCGTTCACTCAGCTCGCGAATCTGACGGGTCAACCAGCCATGAGTGTTCCTGTGCATCTGACTCCTGAAGGTCTGCCCATGGGTGTACAGATTATGGCAACGAAAGGTCATGAGGACTGGTTGTTTCATCTGGCTGGTCAGCTGGAAACATCCGAACTTTGGGTCGGCATGAAGGGTAATCCCCTGTTTCCATTATAA
- a CDS encoding DMT family transporter has product MEKIQSASTFYRKERSNTGFWLVVLGAALWGVDPLFRIILLKTMTSTQIVLVEHIIVSLVAIPVLWKFRADLKNLRARHWVAVIFISWGGSALATVLFTLALTHNDPNTVLLLQKMQPLFAIVLAKLLLKETLPRRFGGLFIIALAGTYLLTFGFTLPLGNWDNWVHAGSLLSLGAAALWGGSTVMGRLMLGQTRYETVTSLRFVVALPLLIFMTWNEGAAWTFPSATGEQAAVALNILGQALLPGLLSLLLYYKGLSSTKASVATLAELSFPMAGVLVNWIAFRTLITWEQLVGFILIWIALFAISKQQERLASPADAAPKLRTD; this is encoded by the coding sequence ATGGAAAAGATCCAATCTGCATCAACATTTTACCGCAAGGAACGAAGTAATACCGGATTCTGGCTAGTCGTGCTCGGCGCCGCCCTTTGGGGTGTAGATCCACTGTTCCGTATTATTTTGCTCAAAACGATGACCTCCACTCAGATTGTACTGGTGGAACACATTATCGTCAGTCTTGTAGCGATTCCCGTGTTATGGAAGTTCCGGGCCGATCTGAAAAACCTGCGTGCACGCCACTGGGTTGCCGTAATCTTTATCTCCTGGGGAGGATCTGCTCTCGCCACGGTACTATTCACTCTGGCGCTTACGCATAACGATCCCAACACCGTTTTGTTATTACAAAAGATGCAGCCGCTATTTGCAATTGTACTGGCTAAGCTGCTGCTGAAAGAAACATTGCCTCGCCGCTTCGGTGGACTGTTTATCATTGCACTTGCAGGAACATACCTGCTTACGTTCGGATTTACCCTCCCCCTTGGCAACTGGGACAATTGGGTCCATGCAGGCAGCCTGTTATCGCTGGGTGCAGCTGCCTTGTGGGGCGGTTCAACGGTTATGGGCCGGCTGATGCTGGGGCAAACCCGTTATGAAACGGTCACCTCTCTGCGCTTTGTCGTAGCCTTGCCGCTGCTGATCTTTATGACGTGGAACGAAGGCGCTGCCTGGACATTCCCATCGGCTACTGGTGAACAGGCAGCTGTAGCACTTAACATTCTGGGTCAGGCTTTACTGCCAGGGTTACTGAGTCTTCTGTTATATTACAAAGGGCTTTCTTCCACCAAGGCCTCAGTTGCAACACTCGCAGAACTGAGCTTCCCGATGGCCGGTGTACTGGTAAACTGGATTGCATTCCGTACATTAATTACCTGGGAGCAGCTGGTGGGCTTCATCCTTATCTGGATTGCCCTGTTCGCCATCTCCAAACAACAGGAACGATTAGCGAGTCCGGCTGACGCTGCACCAAAGCTTCGTACGGATTGA
- a CDS encoding DinB family protein: MTTTPKELLLIQKDDTWDQCNWIVPLSKALEGLTAEQAAWVPSSGGLSIWQLVNHMYYYNQRLLSRIQGKTPSGTPAENNESTFGDPGDPSDTTGWSILMQNTTQLAGQLRDQLASLEESNLEASYMNTDEKWAHALARWVLHDAYHAGQIVLLRRQQGSWNIIF, translated from the coding sequence ATGACTACAACACCAAAAGAGTTATTGCTCATTCAGAAAGATGATACCTGGGATCAATGTAACTGGATTGTGCCTTTATCCAAGGCACTCGAAGGACTGACTGCTGAACAGGCAGCCTGGGTTCCATCATCCGGTGGATTAAGCATCTGGCAGTTGGTCAACCATATGTATTATTACAATCAGCGCTTGTTAAGTCGTATTCAGGGCAAAACACCCTCCGGTACACCTGCCGAAAACAATGAATCCACCTTCGGAGATCCGGGCGACCCTTCTGATACCACTGGCTGGAGTATACTTATGCAAAATACAACACAATTAGCCGGACAGCTTCGTGATCAGCTTGCTTCATTAGAAGAATCTAATCTTGAAGCCTCTTACATGAATACGGATGAAAAATGGGCACATGCACTTGCCCGCTGGGTACTCCACGATGCGTATCATGCAGGCCAGATTGTATTGCTACGCAGACAACAAGGAAGCTGGAATATCATATTCTAA
- a CDS encoding CGNR zinc finger domain-containing protein, with product MDRLWTDFVNSDYHDWRGGDRSEDRLGKGAWQQGFIKQWQLHAPVPASSEEEKALRDFRNELQALATRLAAGNPLSDRDQDWLNAIMEEGQVIRRLHAGDEGLKLSLISTGTQWKQVMAEVAADFAVTVVEGDAGRIRICDNSDCRWFFYDDTRSRTQRYCDDKMCGNLMKVRRFRAKRKRDQQ from the coding sequence ATGGATAGACTATGGACTGATTTTGTGAACAGCGATTATCATGACTGGCGTGGTGGAGATCGTTCGGAGGACAGGCTTGGCAAAGGCGCATGGCAGCAAGGATTTATTAAACAATGGCAGCTGCACGCTCCTGTACCCGCTTCTTCTGAAGAAGAAAAAGCCTTGAGAGATTTCAGAAATGAATTACAGGCTCTTGCAACACGTTTAGCGGCTGGAAACCCATTATCCGACAGAGACCAAGATTGGCTCAACGCCATAATGGAGGAAGGTCAGGTCATCAGAAGACTGCACGCTGGAGATGAGGGACTGAAACTTTCACTTATTTCTACAGGAACTCAATGGAAGCAGGTTATGGCTGAGGTTGCAGCTGATTTTGCCGTCACGGTGGTGGAAGGGGATGCAGGAAGGATTCGGATCTGTGATAATTCGGATTGCCGATGGTTTTTTTATGATGACACGCGCAGTCGTACCCAGAGATATTGTGATGACAAGATGTGCGGTAATCTGATGAAGGTAAGAAGGTTTCGGGCAAAACGGAAGAGGGATCAGCAGTAA
- a CDS encoding amidohydrolase family protein — MCLVGTSYLLKNGCVLSMDSSVGQFKRADVLIEDSLIAAIQPDLSCIEAEVIDASEMIILPGLVDTHRHVWESLVKTAGTNWSLPVYLQNLYYGAMGSKLRPEDSYIANLLGSLEALNAGVTTVLDWSMPYSAEHTDELIRGLQDAGIRSVFAYGVPGETPYWNRESQLTYSNDVRRVKEQYFSSQDQLLTFGLAIRGPEFSHWDTTVKEIQLAHELDALCSMHVGFGSWGSVDRSISKMYEAGLLSPRLNVVHGNTMDTDEYKMLADSGASLSVTPEVEMMMGHGYPATGYFLENGGTPTLGVDVVTSTGGDMFSQMKFALQAERSRGNEQLLLQGEMPGELNLQSSQVLRFATSAGAKALGLEQKIGTLTPGKEADLIMIRTTDLNLFPVHDPVGAVVQFANPSNVDTVFVAGRPVKREGKLLHIDLSEVRRKALASKEYLLSQYRMSDAERIVFS; from the coding sequence ATGTGTCTTGTGGGGACAAGTTATCTACTGAAAAATGGTTGTGTATTGTCTATGGATTCGTCGGTGGGACAGTTTAAGCGGGCGGACGTTCTCATTGAGGATTCTCTTATTGCTGCCATCCAGCCCGATCTGAGTTGTATTGAAGCGGAAGTGATTGATGCATCGGAGATGATCATACTCCCTGGACTCGTAGATACGCATCGGCATGTATGGGAGTCGCTCGTCAAAACAGCTGGAACCAACTGGTCATTGCCGGTCTATCTGCAAAATCTCTATTACGGAGCGATGGGGAGTAAACTTCGGCCTGAAGACAGCTATATCGCCAATTTGCTAGGTTCCTTGGAAGCGCTTAATGCAGGAGTAACCACGGTGCTTGACTGGAGTATGCCGTATTCAGCTGAGCACACGGATGAACTCATTCGCGGACTTCAGGATGCGGGTATTCGATCGGTTTTTGCTTATGGTGTACCGGGTGAGACGCCCTACTGGAACAGAGAAAGCCAGCTAACGTATTCGAATGATGTGAGAAGAGTCAAGGAACAGTATTTTTCCTCACAGGATCAGCTGCTTACGTTCGGCCTTGCTATTCGTGGTCCGGAGTTCAGCCATTGGGATACCACAGTGAAGGAAATTCAGCTTGCGCACGAGCTGGATGCGCTATGTTCAATGCATGTTGGCTTTGGAAGCTGGGGATCTGTAGATCGTTCGATAAGCAAAATGTATGAGGCTGGTTTGCTCAGCCCACGTCTGAACGTTGTACATGGAAATACGATGGATACGGATGAATATAAAATGTTGGCCGATAGCGGCGCTTCACTCTCCGTCACACCCGAAGTGGAGATGATGATGGGTCATGGGTACCCGGCAACGGGTTACTTTCTTGAAAATGGCGGAACGCCAACCCTTGGAGTTGACGTTGTAACTTCAACGGGTGGCGATATGTTCTCCCAGATGAAATTTGCACTTCAGGCCGAGCGTTCCAGGGGAAATGAACAACTCTTGCTGCAGGGTGAAATGCCTGGGGAGCTTAATCTGCAATCCAGTCAAGTGCTGAGATTTGCAACTTCTGCCGGAGCGAAGGCTCTGGGACTGGAGCAGAAGATTGGCACGCTTACTCCAGGTAAAGAAGCAGATCTGATTATGATTCGAACCACTGACCTTAACTTGTTTCCGGTGCATGATCCGGTGGGAGCGGTTGTTCAGTTTGCCAATCCATCCAATGTGGACACTGTGTTTGTAGCAGGTCGGCCGGTGAAGCGCGAAGGTAAACTGCTGCATATCGATCTGAGTGAGGTACGACGGAAGGCTTTGGCCAGCAAGGAATATTTGCTATCTCAATATCGAATGTCGGATGCGGAGCGAATTGTATTTTCATAA
- a CDS encoding amino acid permease: protein MNQNQNRSSLFRKKPIATGDNESNILKRALGPLDLMTLGVGAIIGTGIFVLTGVAAATYAGPGLVLSFLLAGMICAFAALCYSEFASSVPASGSAYTYSYTAFGEVIAWILGWDLILEYGFASAAVASGWSGYFQTLLSGFGLQLPHALTSAFSPEKGTYFDITAAMITLIITFLLTRGVKEAARANGIMVAIKIIVVLIFIGVGVSYVQPDNWQPFLPFGISGVTAGAATVFFAYIGFDAVSTAAEEVKRPQRDLPIGIIASLAICTVLYIVVSLILTGIVPYHLLNVSDPVAFAFEFVQLKGLSWIVSLGAITGITTVLLVMMYGQTRLLYSMSRDGLLSPVFSKVSGKSQTPAAGTWVAGIIVALFSGFISLGHLAELTNIGTLFAFAVVSLGIIILRKNNPELKRGFRVPFVPWIPILSAVGCMYLMTRLAALTWITFFGWLIIGLIIYFAYGRHHSHLNPARRISDTFQTTKEK from the coding sequence ATGAATCAAAACCAGAATCGATCTTCCCTATTTAGGAAAAAGCCGATTGCCACCGGAGATAACGAAAGCAACATATTGAAACGAGCTCTGGGGCCGCTTGATCTGATGACCCTCGGGGTAGGTGCAATCATCGGTACGGGTATCTTTGTATTAACAGGCGTTGCTGCTGCAACATATGCAGGTCCCGGTTTGGTACTGTCTTTTCTGCTGGCAGGTATGATCTGCGCCTTCGCTGCATTGTGTTACTCGGAGTTTGCATCCAGTGTGCCTGCTTCAGGAAGTGCGTATACATATAGCTATACTGCTTTTGGAGAAGTCATTGCCTGGATTCTGGGTTGGGATCTTATTCTGGAATATGGATTTGCGAGTGCGGCTGTGGCCAGCGGTTGGTCAGGATATTTTCAAACGTTATTGTCCGGATTCGGATTGCAGTTACCCCATGCGCTCACTAGTGCATTTAGTCCGGAAAAAGGAACCTATTTTGACATCACCGCAGCAATGATTACGTTAATCATTACATTCCTGCTCACCCGTGGAGTGAAAGAGGCTGCTCGTGCCAACGGAATCATGGTAGCGATTAAAATTATCGTAGTACTGATTTTTATCGGTGTAGGTGTGTCCTATGTGCAGCCGGATAATTGGCAGCCATTTCTTCCGTTTGGGATCTCAGGGGTAACCGCAGGGGCGGCAACGGTATTTTTTGCTTACATCGGTTTCGATGCAGTCTCAACGGCTGCGGAAGAAGTGAAACGTCCTCAACGGGATTTGCCAATCGGTATTATTGCATCTCTAGCGATCTGTACCGTTCTTTACATTGTTGTATCGTTGATCTTGACAGGGATTGTACCTTATCACTTGTTGAATGTGAGTGATCCGGTAGCCTTTGCGTTTGAATTTGTACAATTGAAAGGACTGTCCTGGATTGTTTCGCTTGGGGCAATTACAGGGATTACCACTGTGTTACTTGTCATGATGTATGGTCAGACACGTTTGCTTTATTCCATGTCACGGGATGGTCTATTGTCTCCGGTATTCTCCAAAGTCAGTGGCAAAAGCCAAACGCCTGCTGCGGGAACTTGGGTTGCTGGGATCATCGTTGCGTTATTCTCGGGTTTTATCTCACTTGGCCATCTGGCGGAGTTGACTAACATCGGAACATTGTTTGCTTTCGCGGTTGTGAGTCTGGGTATTATCATATTGCGTAAGAACAATCCGGAACTGAAAAGGGGATTCCGTGTACCTTTCGTTCCATGGATTCCTATTCTTAGCGCTGTCGGCTGTATGTATCTCATGACACGTCTCGCGGCTCTGACCTGGATTACGTTCTTTGGCTGGTTAATTATTGGTTTGATCATCTACTTCGCCTACGGTCGCCATCACAGTCATTTGAACCCGGCACGGCGTATATCGGACACGTTCCAAACAACAAAGGAAAAGTAG
- a CDS encoding tyrosine-type recombinase/integrase: MMTEEIQEQYADELEAFHIWMKDAGYTGYTVKSYTGDVAEFLVSINGKSLDQVKKLHVLSFLSRARERGVSDSTRNRKHAAVNCFFKSLIELELVTNNPAFGIKKSKTEQNRAPVFLDESGLERFLQSVQGKYRTRNLAIFLLMGYMGLRVGEVHALNCKDYNMERRTLDVFGKGRKWRTLPVPETVAKLLSEALQERLAPWRAKEEALFVSQKGKRLSIRSIQLISTETFERFQQESASNQRVNYSSHKLRHSFATMMLRRGADLRTVQELLGHSSIQTTTVYTHVTSREKEEAMALLDVKLPAFVAEM; the protein is encoded by the coding sequence ATGATGACCGAAGAGATTCAGGAGCAATATGCCGATGAGCTTGAGGCTTTTCACATATGGATGAAAGATGCGGGGTACACGGGATATACGGTAAAATCATACACAGGTGACGTTGCTGAATTTCTTGTCTCGATTAACGGAAAGTCACTGGATCAGGTCAAAAAACTTCATGTGTTATCCTTCTTGTCCCGAGCTCGGGAAAGAGGGGTCAGTGACTCGACGCGAAATCGGAAACACGCAGCGGTGAACTGTTTTTTCAAGTCATTGATTGAGCTTGAGTTGGTGACCAATAATCCTGCTTTCGGGATCAAGAAATCCAAAACTGAGCAAAATCGCGCCCCCGTCTTCCTTGATGAAAGCGGCTTGGAGCGGTTTTTACAATCAGTCCAGGGCAAGTATCGTACACGTAATCTGGCTATTTTTCTGCTCATGGGATACATGGGATTGCGGGTTGGAGAGGTGCATGCCTTGAACTGTAAAGACTATAATATGGAACGGCGCACGCTGGACGTATTTGGTAAGGGCCGGAAATGGCGTACCCTGCCTGTGCCCGAGACGGTTGCCAAACTGTTATCTGAGGCTCTTCAGGAGCGACTGGCTCCATGGCGGGCGAAGGAAGAGGCGTTGTTTGTTTCGCAAAAAGGAAAACGTTTGTCGATTCGCAGCATTCAGCTGATATCAACCGAAACCTTTGAACGCTTTCAGCAGGAATCAGCCTCCAATCAGCGTGTGAACTATTCCAGTCATAAACTGCGTCACTCATTCGCGACCATGATGCTTAGACGTGGAGCAGATCTGCGAACGGTTCAGGAATTGCTGGGTCATTCATCCATTCAGACCACCACGGTATACACCCACGTAACCAGCCGCGAGAAGGAGGAAGCAATGGCCTTACTGGATGTCAAACTTCCCGCGTTTGTGGCAGAGATGTAA
- a CDS encoding DUF421 domain-containing protein, whose translation MKDHLIILIRSFSAFMILIVIARALGKQTLSNMNFHEFVTAVILGAIAANLAFNEKIEVIHLLIALSVFTITSYVLSKLFLKFRKFKMWTEGTPTVLIEGGLILEDNMKKNNMTMDSLNEQLRQKEIFNIEDVEYALLEINGKLSIQKKKELRAVTLKDLQLNTGNTTQYPIELVIDGQLLKDSLNSNHIPESWLMTQLKERDKKLEDVFYAVKGSNGQLYVDDYKDNIQHPIDVE comes from the coding sequence GTGAAGGACCATCTCATTATTTTGATTAGAAGTTTTTCAGCATTCATGATTCTAATTGTAATTGCGAGAGCATTAGGAAAGCAAACCCTCTCCAACATGAACTTTCACGAATTCGTAACAGCAGTCATATTAGGAGCTATAGCAGCCAACTTAGCATTTAATGAAAAAATAGAAGTTATTCATTTATTAATTGCCCTGTCTGTCTTTACAATTACTTCTTATGTTTTATCCAAGCTTTTTTTGAAATTCAGAAAATTTAAAATGTGGACAGAAGGAACACCTACCGTTCTCATAGAAGGAGGGTTAATTCTGGAAGATAATATGAAGAAAAATAATATGACAATGGATTCTTTGAACGAACAGCTTCGCCAGAAAGAGATTTTTAATATAGAAGATGTGGAGTACGCTCTCCTTGAGATTAACGGTAAACTATCTATTCAAAAAAAGAAGGAACTACGAGCCGTGACACTAAAAGACCTACAGTTGAATACAGGTAATACCACACAGTACCCAATTGAGCTTGTAATCGACGGGCAGCTTTTGAAAGACAGTTTAAACTCCAACCATATTCCAGAATCCTGGCTGATGACCCAACTGAAGGAACGCGACAAAAAGTTAGAGGACGTATTCTACGCCGTAAAAGGTAGCAACGGTCAACTTTATGTGGATGATTATAAGGATAATATTCAGCACCCAATTGATGTGGAATAG